The Lysinibacillus pakistanensis genome includes a window with the following:
- a CDS encoding phosphopantothenoylcysteine decarboxylase, with translation MGTLQGKTVLITSGGTLEKWDHVRGHTNLSRGTMGCYLAEAALAAGARVLYMHGYFAQLPANKDKMRTIRFEGIEDLGEKIRHAVQEEQIDIVIMAAAGSDWVIDKVYDQSGNLMKEAGKMPSDEPPIIHFKKAPKILGQIKGWQPNVTLVGFKLEATDDEEFLLSRARLRMQTANAQFMVANSSQSLYGGQEPHWIVPAEGQPIKVIGKAEAAKALMECLQQD, from the coding sequence ATGGGGACATTACAAGGGAAAACCGTACTCATTACAAGTGGGGGAACACTTGAAAAATGGGATCATGTACGGGGGCATACAAATTTATCTAGAGGAACAATGGGCTGTTATTTAGCAGAGGCAGCACTAGCTGCTGGCGCACGGGTTCTATATATGCATGGTTATTTTGCACAGCTCCCAGCAAATAAAGATAAAATGCGTACAATCAGATTTGAGGGCATTGAGGATTTAGGCGAGAAGATTCGTCATGCAGTACAAGAAGAACAGATAGATATTGTAATTATGGCTGCAGCTGGTTCCGACTGGGTCATTGACAAGGTGTATGATCAATCAGGTAATTTAATGAAGGAAGCAGGTAAAATGCCATCTGATGAGCCACCTATTATTCACTTTAAAAAAGCGCCAAAGATACTAGGTCAAATAAAAGGTTGGCAGCCCAATGTGACTTTAGTGGGCTTTAAGCTTGAAGCAACAGATGATGAGGAGTTTTTATTATCACGGGCCCGACTACGAATGCAAACAGCCAATGCTCAATTTATGGTAGCAAATAGCTCTCAATCATTATATGGTGGACAAGAACCGCATTGGATTGTTCCAGCAGAAGGTCAACCAATCAAGGTGATAGGTAAGGCGGAAGCGGCCAAGGCATTAATGGAATGCTTACAACAAGACTAA
- a CDS encoding flavin reductase family protein: MSDKIADFKLALGNYPTGVTVVTACNDKNEPIGLTVNSFASVSIDPLLILWSLDKKSQLHPYFTATQKFAVNILASNQEHLCTLFSSKIPDRFAQVKWSTSIHDLPILHDTAAILQCKTFQQIDAGDHTVFIGQVLEIDATQIEPLLYHRRHIGQIPKSFYE, translated from the coding sequence ATGTCAGACAAAATAGCCGATTTTAAACTAGCATTAGGGAATTATCCTACAGGTGTTACAGTTGTCACTGCTTGTAATGATAAAAATGAACCAATTGGTCTAACTGTAAATTCCTTTGCATCTGTTTCTATAGATCCACTCCTAATTTTATGGTCACTTGATAAAAAATCGCAGCTCCATCCATATTTTACAGCTACCCAAAAATTTGCGGTCAATATTCTTGCAAGTAATCAGGAACATTTATGTACACTATTTTCAAGTAAAATTCCAGATCGTTTCGCACAGGTGAAGTGGTCAACTTCCATTCACGATCTACCGATTTTACATGATACAGCGGCCATATTACAATGTAAAACATTTCAGCAAATTGACGCAGGTGATCATACCGTATTTATTGGGCAAGTCCTTGAAATTGATGCTACTCAAATAGAGCCTCTACTCTATCATCGAAGACATATCGGTCAAATTCCAAAAAGCTTTTATGAATAG
- a CDS encoding YezD family protein encodes MAQQAKVDDKKIEAIAKAIQNLEFGEVQITIQDGVIVQINRLEKQRFPQKK; translated from the coding sequence ATGGCTCAGCAAGCAAAGGTAGATGACAAAAAAATAGAAGCAATTGCCAAAGCAATTCAAAATTTAGAATTTGGTGAAGTGCAAATTACGATTCAGGACGGTGTCATCGTTCAAATTAACAGACTTGAAAAGCAAAGATTTCCACAGAAAAAATAA
- a CDS encoding DMT family transporter: MSIQGKANLLMVIVTMFWGLSYTFMVMGLETLAVYNVVALRCIIAFVVAGIIFYKRMIKVDVKTFKYAAIQGLLLFIVFALSLFGLESTSASNAGFILSLTVVLVPIFSSFIEKKLPSRAVSFAIVCTMIGITVLTAHGSFTFQKGDILVAIAALCYSIYLLLNSSFTRNVESISYGIYQLGFAGLYALVLTFLFETPTLPNTSSSWIAIIGLGVICSAFCFVGQTVAQQYTSATHTGLIFSLEPIFAAMFAMMFIGEGLTLKLIIGGSFILIGNLFAQLEHLHVLRFLRKHQHEKAIHE; the protein is encoded by the coding sequence ATGAGTATCCAAGGAAAAGCAAATTTATTAATGGTAATTGTGACAATGTTTTGGGGATTGTCCTATACCTTTATGGTGATGGGTCTAGAGACATTGGCTGTTTATAATGTAGTGGCATTACGTTGTATCATTGCTTTTGTCGTAGCAGGCATCATCTTTTATAAACGTATGATAAAGGTCGATGTAAAAACATTTAAATATGCAGCTATTCAAGGGTTACTATTATTCATTGTGTTCGCTCTTAGCTTATTCGGTCTTGAATCAACTTCTGCCTCAAATGCTGGCTTTATTTTAAGTTTAACGGTTGTCTTAGTGCCTATCTTTAGTAGTTTTATCGAGAAGAAATTACCTTCTAGAGCTGTAAGTTTTGCTATTGTATGTACAATGATTGGTATTACTGTTTTAACCGCACATGGCTCCTTTACTTTTCAAAAAGGTGATATTCTAGTGGCTATCGCTGCACTATGCTATTCAATTTATCTACTGTTAAATAGCTCTTTTACAAGAAATGTTGAATCCATTTCTTATGGAATTTACCAACTTGGTTTTGCTGGATTATATGCACTTGTTTTAACCTTCTTATTTGAAACACCTACGCTTCCAAATACGTCAAGCTCATGGATTGCTATTATAGGACTTGGCGTCATCTGTAGTGCATTTTGCTTTGTAGGGCAAACTGTTGCACAACAGTATACATCTGCTACACATACAGGTCTAATATTTTCCTTAGAACCGATTTTTGCAGCGATGTTCGCAATGATGTTTATCGGGGAAGGTTTGACGTTAAAATTAATAATCGGTGGTAGCTTTATTCTAATTGGAAACCTTTTTGCACAGTTAGAGCATCTTCATGTGCTACGTTTTCTTAGAAAGCATCAACATGAAAAAGCGATACACGAATAA
- a CDS encoding LysR family transcriptional regulator: protein MSLVKYEILTKVAEVASFTKAADALGLTQSAVSHAVSSLEKEFGFALIHRSRAGVTLTSEGDTMLRAMRHVLDAQELLQQEAAHILGVTRGKVRIGVISSISSNWMPEIIRIMDNQFPGIQVELREGDYYEIEQWLLSGEVEVGFLNGQKSEQFLFTELQQDPLLCIVSDKSPLFNKSVIDIIELEDMPFIMTSYKGTNDVKVILEQYHVKPNIRFELSEEVGIISMISHHLGISILPKLVINTLPPTLKAIPLKQGGYRTIGIAMKHHASPVTKKFAEILSTWLQEQNNYA from the coding sequence ATGAGTTTAGTTAAATATGAGATTTTAACAAAGGTTGCAGAGGTGGCAAGCTTTACAAAAGCTGCAGATGCATTAGGATTAACGCAATCCGCAGTAAGTCACGCCGTCTCTAGTTTAGAAAAAGAATTCGGTTTTGCACTCATTCATAGAAGTCGTGCTGGTGTTACATTAACAAGTGAAGGAGATACTATGCTAAGGGCTATGAGACATGTTCTCGATGCACAAGAGTTGCTACAGCAGGAAGCGGCACATATACTTGGCGTTACTCGTGGTAAAGTACGAATAGGTGTTATTTCAAGTATCTCCTCCAATTGGATGCCAGAAATTATTCGAATTATGGACAATCAATTTCCGGGGATACAAGTTGAATTGCGTGAGGGAGACTATTATGAAATTGAACAATGGCTGCTAAGTGGAGAGGTGGAGGTAGGATTTTTAAATGGGCAAAAATCAGAGCAATTTCTATTTACAGAACTTCAGCAGGATCCACTGTTATGTATTGTCTCTGATAAAAGCCCATTATTCAATAAGTCAGTAATTGATATTATTGAACTAGAGGATATGCCCTTTATCATGACTTCTTACAAAGGAACAAATGATGTGAAAGTCATTTTGGAGCAATATCATGTGAAGCCAAATATTCGCTTTGAGCTATCAGAGGAAGTAGGAATTATTTCGATGATTTCCCACCATCTCGGTATTAGTATTTTACCAAAGCTAGTGATAAATACATTACCGCCTACTTTAAAGGCAATTCCTTTAAAGCAAGGCGGATATCGTACGATTGGTATCGCGATGAAGCACCACGCATCTCCTGTTACAAAGAAATTTGCAGAAATTTTAAGTACTTGGCTTCAAGAGCAAAATAATTATGCATAA
- a CDS encoding TetR/AcrR family transcriptional regulator, producing MGNREQTFNKILEVAYVMFAEKGFEKSSLAMIAAEVGISKPAIYYYFQSKDQLITYLFEEICKEIKLEITFDFNDISKSNLKAKLLEIGYSSIEEQKKDPYFNKIFNQYMLLASRDESYMKRLYDLQTTFLASFYELLKYAVQIKAIHDVNIEAKAHVLAMVYDNIGNFMLTGSTLNYKDVWKEAIENVIGEINDDE from the coding sequence ATGGGGAATCGAGAACAAACCTTTAATAAAATTCTAGAAGTTGCATATGTTATGTTTGCGGAAAAGGGATTTGAAAAATCAAGCTTAGCAATGATTGCAGCAGAAGTCGGAATATCAAAACCAGCAATTTACTATTATTTTCAATCCAAAGATCAATTAATAACTTATTTATTTGAGGAAATCTGTAAAGAAATTAAACTTGAAATTACCTTTGACTTCAATGATATTTCAAAAAGTAATCTAAAGGCAAAGCTCTTGGAAATTGGATATAGTTCAATTGAAGAACAAAAGAAGGATCCATATTTTAATAAAATATTTAATCAATATATGCTGTTAGCTTCTCGTGATGAAAGCTATATGAAAAGATTATATGATTTACAGACTACCTTTTTAGCGAGTTTTTATGAATTATTGAAATATGCTGTACAAATTAAAGCTATCCATGATGTAAATATTGAAGCAAAAGCACATGTACTCGCAATGGTTTACGATAATATTGGAAATTTCATGCTTACTGGTAGCACATTAAATTACAAAGACGTTTGGAAGGAAGCAATTGAAAATGTCATTGGGGAGATTAATGATGACGAATGA